One window of Vibrio atlanticus genomic DNA carries:
- a CDS encoding FAD-binding and (Fe-S)-binding domain-containing protein, whose product METTTSHERVIDAQAYQQLEAILAQKIETERIVTQEAKRLAYGTDASFYRLVPKMVLRLKNLDEVIFTIQSCRELGIHFTFRAAGTSLSGQAVSDSVLITLTDDWRGHEIVDNGNQIILQPGVIGADANKYLAPFQRKIGPDPASINTCKIGGIAANNASGMCCGTAQNSYRTVESMKIVLSDGSLLDTADNASVEAFKQSHKALFEGIVELHQQTASNQELADRIRHKYRLKNTTGYALNALVDYHDPIEIIKHLMIGSEGTLGFIAEITYNTVIEHPNKASALLVFADIEQASKAVTTLSKTPVAAVELMDGRALCSVADKPGMPAFMPSLDLEAAAILVESHASSQQDLDLQCKSILDALSEYTIVESVPFTSDPKTVATLWGIRKGMFPAVGAVREVGTTVIIEDVAFPVENLANGIRELQELFDKYDYSEAIIFGHALEGNLHFVFTQGFDSQEEIDRYGGFMDDVAELVAVKYQGSLKAEHGTGRNMAPYVELEWGKDGYALMQQIKALFDPERLLNPGVIINDNPNSHITNLKPMPAADDLIDRCIECGFCEPVCPSRTLTLSPRQRIVLYRELQRRRAAGEEIEASELEKTFEYQGIDTCAATGLCAERCPVGINTGDLIKKLRIAKYEKFTPIAKWTADHFSTTTKLTKVGLKTNQVASKILGENTVGKLTNGLRSMTKGATPIWMPEMPQSNSHSLVSSPVTAESSSNHKKVVYLPSCASRTMGQQSDAGDQRPLTEVTMSLLNKAGFEVILPKKLDDQCCGMPYDSKGMTDLAQSKAQQLEEVLWQASRQGEYPVLMDTSPCAKRSIEQFTKPLEVLEPTGFVNQYLLEHLTLEPLQETVMLHVTCSSRRMGLEGAMLSLAKACTEEVIVPEHIQCCGWAGDKGFTTPELNEAAVHPLKEQVPSNCTRGFSNSRTCEIGLSHHSGIPYQSILYLVDEVAQ is encoded by the coding sequence ATGGAGACAACCACATCCCATGAGCGAGTAATAGACGCACAAGCTTATCAGCAGCTTGAAGCGATACTGGCTCAAAAAATAGAAACAGAACGCATTGTCACTCAAGAGGCAAAGCGATTGGCTTACGGCACCGATGCGAGTTTTTATCGCTTGGTGCCGAAAATGGTTCTAAGGCTCAAGAACTTAGACGAAGTGATATTCACCATTCAAAGCTGTCGCGAACTCGGTATTCATTTTACCTTTCGCGCCGCAGGCACTAGCCTTTCAGGACAAGCGGTTTCAGACTCGGTACTCATCACACTGACCGACGACTGGCGTGGCCACGAAATCGTAGATAACGGTAATCAGATCATCCTTCAACCGGGCGTGATTGGTGCTGATGCCAACAAATACCTTGCCCCTTTCCAACGTAAAATCGGCCCAGATCCAGCCTCTATCAATACCTGTAAAATCGGTGGTATTGCGGCGAACAATGCCAGCGGCATGTGTTGTGGTACTGCGCAAAACTCGTATCGCACCGTTGAGAGCATGAAAATCGTATTGAGTGATGGCTCCCTGCTTGATACGGCTGATAACGCAAGTGTTGAGGCATTCAAGCAATCACACAAAGCACTGTTTGAAGGCATTGTTGAGTTACATCAACAGACAGCTTCAAACCAAGAACTTGCAGACAGAATCCGCCACAAATACCGCCTCAAAAACACCACTGGCTACGCTCTGAATGCTTTGGTTGATTACCACGATCCAATTGAGATCATCAAACACTTGATGATTGGCTCAGAAGGCACACTAGGCTTCATCGCTGAGATTACCTACAACACGGTTATCGAACACCCGAACAAAGCTTCGGCTCTGTTGGTGTTTGCCGACATCGAACAAGCCAGTAAAGCCGTTACTACGCTATCCAAAACACCAGTTGCTGCGGTGGAATTGATGGATGGCAGAGCACTGTGTTCAGTCGCGGATAAACCGGGTATGCCTGCGTTTATGCCGAGCTTAGATTTAGAAGCAGCGGCGATTTTAGTTGAGTCACACGCCAGCTCCCAGCAGGACTTAGATTTACAATGTAAATCAATTTTGGATGCGTTATCGGAATATACGATTGTTGAATCAGTGCCTTTCACTTCCGATCCAAAGACAGTCGCGACTCTGTGGGGCATTCGCAAAGGTATGTTCCCAGCGGTTGGCGCGGTTCGTGAAGTTGGTACTACCGTTATCATTGAAGACGTGGCTTTCCCCGTTGAAAACCTCGCTAACGGCATTCGAGAACTGCAAGAGCTGTTCGATAAATACGACTACAGCGAAGCGATCATTTTTGGTCACGCCCTCGAAGGCAACCTGCACTTTGTGTTTACTCAAGGCTTCGACAGCCAAGAAGAGATCGATCGCTACGGCGGTTTCATGGATGACGTTGCCGAACTGGTCGCGGTGAAATACCAAGGTTCATTGAAAGCAGAACACGGCACGGGTCGTAACATGGCACCTTACGTCGAGTTGGAATGGGGTAAAGATGGTTATGCTTTGATGCAACAAATCAAGGCGTTGTTCGATCCAGAAAGACTGCTCAACCCCGGCGTTATTATCAACGACAATCCAAATTCACACATCACCAATTTGAAGCCAATGCCTGCTGCCGATGACCTTATCGACCGCTGTATTGAATGCGGCTTCTGTGAGCCTGTTTGTCCGTCTCGTACCTTAACCCTATCGCCTCGCCAACGTATCGTGCTGTACCGCGAGTTACAACGCCGCCGTGCTGCAGGTGAAGAAATAGAAGCTAGCGAACTAGAGAAGACCTTTGAATACCAAGGCATTGATACCTGCGCTGCGACAGGCCTGTGTGCCGAGCGTTGTCCAGTGGGAATCAACACTGGCGACTTGATTAAGAAGCTTCGTATCGCCAAGTATGAGAAATTTACGCCAATCGCTAAGTGGACAGCAGATCATTTCTCGACCACCACTAAGTTGACCAAGGTTGGCCTCAAAACCAACCAAGTGGCGAGCAAAATATTAGGCGAAAATACAGTCGGCAAGCTAACCAACGGCTTGCGTTCGATGACCAAAGGCGCAACACCAATTTGGATGCCTGAGATGCCGCAATCCAATAGTCACTCGCTAGTCTCATCACCAGTGACGGCAGAATCCTCAAGCAATCATAAGAAGGTGGTTTACCTGCCTTCGTGTGCGAGTCGCACCATGGGACAACAGAGTGATGCGGGCGACCAACGTCCCCTAACTGAAGTGACCATGTCTTTGCTTAACAAAGCAGGATTTGAGGTTATTCTTCCGAAGAAGCTAGACGACCAATGTTGTGGCATGCCTTACGACAGCAAAGGGATGACCGATTTAGCCCAATCTAAAGCGCAACAGCTCGAAGAAGTGTTGTGGCAAGCCAGTCGTCAGGGTGAATACCCAGTATTAATGGATACCAGCCCATGTGCTAAACGCAGTATTGAGCAGTTCACCAAGCCATTAGAAGTGCTAGAGCCGACAGGGTTTGTGAACCAATACTTGCTTGAACATCTGACACTTGAGCCACTGCAAGAAACCGTGATGTTGCATGTGACTTGTAGCTCTCGTCGAATGGGCTTAGAAGGCGCGATGTTGAGCCTTGCTAAAGCCTGTACCGAAGAGGTGATTGTTCCTGAGCATATTCAATGCTGTGGTTGGGCGGGTGATAAAGGTTTTACCACTCCAGAGCTGAATGAAGCGGCGGTACACCCACTTAAGGAACAAGTGCCGAGCAACTGTACTCGTGGATTCAGTAACAGCCGAACCTGTGAGATCGGTTTGTCACATCACAGTGGCATTCCGTATCAGTCAATCTTGTACTTGGTGGACGAAGTAGCGCAATAG
- a CDS encoding AraC family transcriptional regulator: MSRQHISRINDVLFHIHQDISQPLSAKALSEIAAYSEQHFHRTFKSVVGESLHQYIRRTRMEYAANQLMFDTTSSVVEIASKCGFSSVSSFSRAFKATFNMSPGEWRKHDLQIAEKPYLKDPEVAAGYLNVAQRVLPEPKIVETPERMAAYVRHTGYNRSIRNAWLILKAWANSEQRDFSSQFGLHHSNPAWVEMDQCRYVACIAIDEPIKYRSVVNQMVIPGGLHAVFRLNGRYGELLPQISMVLEKWLPASGFKQRSTPAYVHYHRNHFLNSDEVFELDFYLPVSFY; encoded by the coding sequence ATGTCACGACAACACATATCCCGAATCAATGATGTTCTGTTCCATATTCATCAAGACATCAGTCAGCCTTTGTCGGCAAAAGCGCTCTCCGAGATTGCGGCTTATTCAGAACAACACTTCCACCGCACCTTTAAAAGTGTGGTTGGGGAGTCGCTACATCAGTACATTCGACGCACTCGAATGGAGTATGCGGCCAATCAATTGATGTTCGATACCACGTCGTCAGTCGTAGAGATTGCCAGTAAATGTGGCTTTAGTTCGGTGTCTTCATTTAGCCGAGCATTCAAAGCGACCTTTAACATGTCACCGGGAGAATGGCGTAAACACGACTTACAGATAGCAGAAAAACCCTATTTGAAAGATCCCGAAGTAGCGGCGGGTTATTTGAACGTGGCGCAGCGAGTGTTACCCGAACCGAAGATCGTTGAAACACCGGAGCGCATGGCGGCTTATGTTCGACATACGGGCTATAACCGCTCTATTCGCAACGCGTGGCTGATATTGAAAGCGTGGGCGAACTCAGAACAGCGCGACTTTTCGAGCCAATTTGGTTTGCATCACTCAAACCCTGCTTGGGTTGAAATGGACCAGTGCCGCTATGTGGCGTGTATCGCGATTGATGAGCCGATTAAGTATCGCAGTGTCGTGAACCAGATGGTGATTCCGGGTGGTTTACATGCGGTATTTAGACTGAATGGCCGCTATGGTGAGCTGCTACCACAGATCAGTATGGTATTAGAAAAATGGTTACCGGCCTCTGGTTTCAAACAACGCTCGACTCCTGCGTATGTGCATTATCATCGGAACCATTTTCTCAATAGTGATGAAGTGTTTGAGCTTGATTTCTATCTGCCTGTGAGTTTTTATTAG
- a CDS encoding PLP-dependent aminotransferase family protein, whose protein sequence is MEIAQSLQQIQSSYIREILAAASDPNVISLAGGLPDEKTFPIDLMKPTLENLANMPEVFQYGSTAGYGPLLDHLTQSYQLPETHTAMICTGSQQGLDLIARAYVDPNDVVVMEAPSYLGAMQVFGLVQANIVTVSQTEFGPNLDELETCFAEQSPKMFYAVPDFHNPTGVCWATETRQKVAELCIKYNVAFIEDAPYRELRFTGTELPMVSSFCPDNSIVLRSFSKIASPGLRIGAVTGKRSYLEPLIKVKQGADLHSSVPMQALLVGLLKHEDFNVHMENIRTLYKSRYEMLFSELEKQLPADCVLKAVDGGMFIWVEIPECDTFELAKTLLSNGVAVVPSPVFYPKADEAKAALRLNFTNANPEELTEAVKRLAEVLNQA, encoded by the coding sequence ATGGAAATCGCACAGTCATTACAACAGATTCAATCTTCATACATTCGAGAGATCCTCGCAGCCGCAAGCGATCCAAATGTCATCTCATTGGCCGGTGGTTTACCGGACGAGAAAACATTCCCTATCGATTTAATGAAGCCAACGCTAGAAAACCTAGCGAACATGCCTGAAGTTTTCCAATACGGCTCAACTGCCGGTTACGGCCCGCTGCTTGATCACCTTACGCAAAGCTACCAATTGCCAGAGACTCACACAGCAATGATCTGTACCGGTTCTCAGCAAGGTTTGGATTTGATTGCACGAGCGTATGTTGATCCGAATGATGTGGTTGTGATGGAAGCGCCAAGCTACTTGGGTGCGATGCAAGTGTTTGGTCTAGTTCAAGCGAACATTGTGACTGTGTCTCAAACAGAATTTGGCCCAAATCTAGACGAACTAGAAACGTGCTTTGCAGAGCAATCACCGAAAATGTTCTACGCCGTGCCTGATTTTCACAACCCAACAGGTGTGTGCTGGGCAACAGAAACTCGTCAAAAAGTGGCTGAACTGTGTATCAAATACAACGTGGCATTCATTGAAGATGCACCATACCGAGAGCTACGCTTTACAGGCACAGAGCTGCCAATGGTTTCTTCGTTCTGCCCTGATAACTCTATCGTTCTTCGTTCATTCTCTAAGATTGCATCGCCAGGTCTACGTATTGGCGCGGTAACAGGTAAACGCAGCTACCTTGAGCCACTAATCAAAGTGAAGCAAGGCGCGGACTTACACTCAAGTGTACCGATGCAAGCGCTGCTTGTTGGTCTTCTAAAACATGAAGACTTCAACGTACATATGGAAAACATTCGCACACTGTACAAGTCTCGTTATGAAATGTTGTTTTCAGAGCTAGAAAAACAGCTGCCTGCTGACTGTGTATTAAAAGCCGTTGATGGCGGAATGTTCATTTGGGTTGAAATCCCAGAGTGCGACACCTTCGAATTGGCTAAAACTCTATTATCGAATGGTGTGGCAGTTGTACCAAGCCCAGTATTTTATCCAAAGGCCGATGAAGCTAAAGCTGCACTGCGCTTAAACTTCACCAACGCCAACCCAGAAGAATTAACAGAAGCGGTAAAACGCTTAGCGGAAGTACTTAACCAAGCGTAA
- a CDS encoding rhodanese-related sulfurtransferase, with product MSQYVVCALYKFVALDDYQEIRQPLTDVLEANQIRGTLLLASEGINGTVAGKRESIDALLKWFKQDSRLADVVYKESFNEEQPFNRTKVKLKKEIVTMGVEGIDPRHVVGTYVKPNEWNALISDPDVILVDTRNDYEVDIGTFKNAVNPNTETFREFPQYVEENLDPKKHKKVAMFCTGGIRCEKSTAYMKEQGFDEVYHLEGGILKYLEEVPEEESMWEGDCYVFDGRVAVNHQLEKSGYDVCNACRLPITDEDKASEHFEKGVSCPKCVDKHSDEQKARFREREKQVQLSNARGETHVGGDAAHLIDQRKKEKLAHKEQQRSGKKAK from the coding sequence ATGTCTCAATATGTTGTATGTGCTTTGTATAAATTCGTAGCACTTGATGATTACCAAGAAATTCGCCAGCCACTCACTGACGTGTTAGAAGCTAACCAAATCCGCGGTACTTTGCTACTTGCGAGTGAAGGTATCAACGGCACCGTTGCAGGTAAGCGCGAATCTATCGACGCTCTTCTTAAATGGTTCAAACAAGATTCTCGTTTGGCAGATGTTGTTTACAAGGAGTCGTTCAACGAAGAACAACCATTCAACCGCACCAAGGTTAAGCTCAAGAAAGAGATCGTAACCATGGGCGTTGAGGGTATCGACCCACGCCACGTTGTCGGCACTTACGTGAAACCAAACGAGTGGAACGCTCTGATTTCTGATCCTGATGTAATTCTGGTTGATACCCGTAACGACTACGAAGTGGACATCGGCACATTCAAAAATGCTGTAAACCCAAACACAGAAACCTTCCGTGAATTCCCTCAGTACGTTGAAGAAAATCTTGATCCTAAGAAGCACAAGAAAGTCGCGATGTTCTGTACTGGCGGTATTCGTTGCGAAAAATCAACAGCCTACATGAAAGAGCAAGGCTTTGATGAGGTTTACCACCTTGAAGGCGGCATTCTTAAGTACCTAGAAGAAGTACCAGAAGAAGAGAGCATGTGGGAAGGCGACTGCTACGTATTTGATGGTCGTGTTGCAGTTAACCACCAGCTAGAGAAGAGCGGCTACGACGTGTGTAACGCTTGTCGCCTGCCAATCACAGACGAAGACAAAGCGTCTGAGCACTTTGAGAAAGGCGTAAGCTGCCCTAAGTGTGTTGATAAACACAGCGATGAGCAGAAAGCGCGTTTCCGCGAACGTGAAAAGCAAGTTCAATTGTCGAATGCTCGTGGCGAAACCCACGTAGGCGGCGATGCTGCTCACCTTATCGATCAACGTAAGAAAGAGAAGCTTGCACACAAAGAGCAGCAACGTTCTGGCAAGAAAGCGAAGTAA
- a CDS encoding YdcH family protein, whose product MLNENHAFILDFPDLKLDIVQLNHDDEKFKADMQKYHQLDYDIRQLEISGSPIDDDSMHNLKVERMELKDSLHKQLTRHHALKIV is encoded by the coding sequence ATGCTCAATGAAAACCATGCCTTTATCTTAGATTTCCCAGATCTTAAATTAGACATTGTTCAGCTCAACCACGACGACGAAAAATTCAAAGCAGACATGCAGAAATACCACCAACTCGACTACGACATCCGTCAGCTAGAAATCTCTGGCAGCCCTATCGATGACGACAGCATGCACAACCTCAAAGTAGAACGCATGGAGCTAAAAGACTCGCTACACAAACAGCTCACGCGCCATCACGCGCTTAAGATCGTATAG
- a CDS encoding GNAT family N-acetyltransferase — protein sequence MLLFAYSKAFDKEVSRVTIEEENIQFQLVSNLEFEELFACVKQGLFIHVDSVFGWDDDFQRQRLLNEYNPSWFHWVYLGKQRVGLVCFKPYDNAYHVHLLIISHQYQDQSIGKKVMSRIHEKAHQEQRNQVTLSSFRSNTRAISFYQALDYQIVDDSDTNFVGMTLYLN from the coding sequence ATGTTACTGTTTGCTTATTCGAAAGCGTTTGATAAGGAAGTGAGCAGAGTGACAATAGAAGAAGAGAACATACAATTCCAGCTCGTTTCAAATCTCGAATTCGAAGAACTGTTTGCGTGTGTTAAGCAAGGGCTTTTCATACACGTTGATAGCGTTTTCGGATGGGATGACGACTTCCAACGTCAACGACTTTTAAACGAGTACAATCCCTCTTGGTTTCATTGGGTATACCTAGGAAAACAAAGGGTTGGACTTGTGTGTTTTAAGCCTTATGACAACGCATACCATGTTCACCTTCTGATCATTTCCCATCAATACCAAGATCAGTCTATTGGTAAAAAAGTCATGTCACGCATCCACGAAAAAGCCCATCAAGAGCAACGAAACCAAGTCACTCTGTCGAGCTTTAGAAGTAACACCCGCGCCATCAGTTTTTATCAGGCGCTTGACTACCAAATTGTTGATGATAGTGATACTAATTTCGTGGGGATGACTCTCTATTTAAACTAG
- the manA gene encoding mannose-6-phosphate isomerase, class I, with protein MSFSHFSEHSFFPMENTIQNYAWGSISSIRELFGFKNESQEPQAEVWMGAHPKGCSMVKLDQHLVPLSELINKNKPAYLSNDIAQEFGELPFLFKILAAEKALSVQVHPNKHQAEIGFAREEQASIPLTAGHRNYKDSNHKPELVYAITEYQAMNGFREFDEILSLFRKLDSSELASLVEEFGNNLDSLGLEALFRDLLTLNDQRKHRALEQLLNYAASHQDQAEFTLVTELSHQYPNDIGLFCVLLLNLITLKPGEAMYLNANTPHAYIKGTGLEIMANSDNVLRAGLTPKHIDVAELVACTKFTPIPFEGLLLEPSKLGKCDCYDIPVSDFNFNIFHRPHQEEVITSGAEILMAIDDDLVLMSQKGEHLTLTKGQSVFIPAYIGHYELSSKGRVARAFN; from the coding sequence ATGTCATTCAGCCACTTCTCAGAACACTCATTTTTCCCAATGGAAAACACCATCCAAAATTATGCATGGGGGAGCATTTCTTCGATACGTGAACTGTTTGGCTTTAAGAATGAGTCACAAGAACCGCAAGCGGAAGTTTGGATGGGAGCGCATCCGAAAGGTTGTTCAATGGTTAAGCTTGACCAACATTTGGTGCCTCTCTCTGAGTTGATTAACAAGAATAAACCGGCCTATCTATCAAATGATATTGCGCAGGAGTTCGGTGAACTGCCGTTCTTGTTTAAGATCTTGGCGGCAGAAAAAGCGCTGTCTGTTCAGGTCCATCCAAACAAGCACCAAGCTGAAATTGGCTTTGCGAGAGAAGAGCAAGCAAGCATTCCTTTGACCGCAGGGCACCGTAATTACAAAGACTCGAACCATAAACCAGAATTGGTTTACGCGATCACTGAATATCAAGCGATGAATGGCTTTCGAGAATTCGATGAAATATTAAGTCTGTTCAGAAAGTTGGATTCGAGCGAGCTGGCTAGTTTGGTTGAAGAGTTTGGTAACAATCTTGATTCTCTAGGCTTAGAAGCGCTTTTCCGCGATCTGCTAACGCTGAATGACCAACGTAAACACCGAGCATTAGAGCAACTTCTGAATTACGCAGCGTCTCATCAAGACCAAGCAGAGTTTACTTTGGTTACTGAGCTTAGCCATCAGTACCCGAACGATATCGGTTTGTTTTGTGTTCTGCTGCTTAACTTGATCACATTGAAGCCGGGTGAAGCGATGTATTTGAATGCGAACACTCCGCACGCTTACATTAAGGGAACTGGGCTCGAGATCATGGCAAATTCAGACAACGTGCTACGAGCAGGTTTAACGCCAAAACACATTGATGTCGCTGAATTAGTCGCCTGCACAAAATTCACGCCAATTCCGTTCGAAGGCTTGTTGTTAGAGCCATCAAAACTGGGTAAATGTGATTGTTATGATATCCCGGTCAGTGACTTCAATTTCAATATCTTTCATCGTCCTCATCAAGAAGAAGTTATCACAAGTGGCGCTGAAATTTTAATGGCAATAGATGATGACCTAGTGCTAATGAGTCAGAAAGGCGAGCACTTAACCCTCACCAAAGGGCAATCGGTATTTATCCCAGCTTATATTGGCCATTACGAATTGAGCAGCAAAGGGCGAGTGGCGAGAGCGTTTAATTAG
- a CDS encoding MFS transporter, giving the protein MFGFLRSTTSNRHTLSDDEVNQSYRYWRLHIMIGMYVGYAGFYFTRKTFNYAAPAMITDLGLDKGDIGLIGTLFYLSYGLSKFISGTISDRSNPRYFMGLGLIATGLINIAFGFSSSLAAFISLWVLNAWFQGWGWPSCSKLLTTWYSRSERGFRWAIWNTAHNVGGALIPILVGYLTLQFSWRAGFIWPGVIGVFIGLIVCCRLRDKPTTMGLPTVGKWRSDHLELAQESHGQGLSYREILKTYVFSNKYIWLLAFSYVLVYIVRTAVNDWGNLYLTEEHHYSLINANAALSLFEIGGFVGSLVAGWGSDRLFGGNRGPMNILFAIGIFLSVSALWLMPLTNFVFQAAGLFCVGFFVFGPQMLIGMAAAECSHKDSAGAATGFVGLFAYMGAALSGYPLALVLETYGWSGFFITISTCAAVIGLLLLPFLQAQSPQKSAEARSGF; this is encoded by the coding sequence ATGTTTGGATTTCTGCGCTCAACAACGTCAAATCGTCATACTCTAAGTGATGATGAGGTCAATCAGAGTTACCGCTACTGGCGCCTCCACATCATGATAGGAATGTATGTTGGTTATGCCGGTTTTTACTTCACTCGTAAAACTTTCAATTATGCCGCGCCAGCAATGATCACCGATCTTGGCTTAGATAAAGGTGATATTGGCTTAATTGGTACGCTCTTTTATCTCTCTTACGGCTTATCGAAATTTATCTCAGGAACAATATCAGACCGTTCAAACCCCCGCTACTTCATGGGACTTGGCCTAATCGCGACTGGTTTGATAAACATCGCGTTTGGCTTTTCGAGTTCGTTAGCGGCTTTCATCTCGCTGTGGGTACTGAATGCGTGGTTCCAAGGTTGGGGCTGGCCATCGTGTTCCAAGTTATTGACGACTTGGTATTCTCGCTCCGAAAGAGGCTTTCGCTGGGCTATATGGAATACAGCACACAACGTTGGTGGGGCGCTAATTCCTATTCTCGTGGGTTATCTAACGCTGCAATTCAGTTGGCGAGCTGGGTTTATCTGGCCGGGGGTGATTGGTGTATTTATCGGTCTTATCGTTTGCTGCCGCTTACGTGACAAGCCCACCACCATGGGACTCCCGACGGTAGGGAAGTGGCGCAGTGACCACCTAGAGTTGGCGCAAGAGAGCCATGGGCAAGGGTTAAGTTATCGAGAGATATTGAAAACTTACGTATTTAGTAACAAGTACATTTGGTTGCTCGCTTTTAGTTATGTGTTGGTTTACATCGTAAGAACGGCCGTCAACGATTGGGGTAATTTATATCTCACCGAAGAACACCATTACAGTTTGATCAATGCCAATGCTGCTTTGTCTCTGTTCGAGATTGGCGGTTTTGTTGGTTCACTTGTTGCTGGCTGGGGATCGGATAGATTGTTTGGTGGCAACCGTGGTCCGATGAATATTTTGTTTGCCATCGGCATATTTCTTTCAGTTTCTGCATTGTGGTTGATGCCTTTAACCAATTTTGTGTTTCAAGCGGCTGGGCTGTTTTGTGTCGGCTTTTTTGTTTTTGGTCCTCAAATGCTTATTGGCATGGCGGCGGCCGAATGTTCGCACAAAGATTCGGCCGGTGCAGCAACAGGCTTTGTTGGCTTGTTTGCTTACATGGGTGCAGCACTTTCGGGTTATCCATTAGCGCTCGTTCTAGAAACTTATGGTTGGAGTGGGTTCTTCATTACCATCTCTACTTGTGCGGCGGTTATTGGCTTGCTGCTACTGCCTTTCCTACAAGCTCAATCACCTCAGAAAAGTGCAGAGGCTCGATCTGGTTTTTAA
- the uhpB gene encoding signal transduction histidine-protein kinase/phosphatase UhpB — MAGCAWFCLWVIAFYFINDPELAILLFPFSLRLGMTLHTRTHYWPAIYIAEWGLAIALALLLDEPQWLTILVASGLSIPATLFAKRYYYGDQNRHLLVMASLIMVTALINVAVVGSHVPAVYMVWLASITGGLMLVPMCYLVWNYLFQNKWAPLSSYLIHNVVEFKIRHIALYSVLLVASILIQTSLPDELRRFAPFCMAIPIILLAVRYGWQGALLATLLNSVALIAAHSGTSKLEITDLLLSLSAQTITGILLGLAVQKQKDLNSKLRSELSRNQNLSRQLITAEESVRRDIARELHDEIGQNITAIRTQASIIKRVDAAEMSVRCAGTIESLSLNVYDTTKRLLTKLRPKMLDDLDLKDSVEQLIREMEFSDHGVDIQLNWQGDYSCLSDTLKVTIFRLCQESLNNASKYANASEIRIELILDDQAYLRISDNGVGFTAQDLLKGMGVRGMQERVQALGGKMIINANGSSSGTNISVTLPKV, encoded by the coding sequence ATGGCTGGCTGTGCATGGTTTTGTTTATGGGTTATTGCCTTCTATTTTATTAATGACCCTGAGTTAGCCATTCTGCTTTTCCCATTCTCACTTCGATTGGGAATGACGCTGCACACTCGCACTCACTATTGGCCTGCTATCTATATTGCAGAGTGGGGACTTGCGATCGCGTTAGCGTTATTGCTTGATGAACCCCAATGGCTGACCATACTAGTCGCCAGTGGATTAAGTATTCCTGCCACTCTATTTGCCAAGCGTTATTACTATGGTGATCAAAATCGTCACTTGTTAGTGATGGCGAGCTTAATCATGGTTACCGCATTAATTAACGTTGCCGTGGTGGGTTCTCATGTTCCAGCCGTTTACATGGTGTGGTTAGCGAGTATCACGGGTGGATTGATGCTGGTACCTATGTGTTATCTGGTCTGGAACTATCTATTCCAAAATAAGTGGGCGCCACTGAGCTCTTACTTAATCCATAATGTTGTAGAGTTCAAAATCCGTCACATCGCTTTATACAGTGTGTTGCTGGTGGCCAGTATTTTGATACAAACCAGCTTGCCTGATGAACTAAGGCGCTTCGCCCCATTTTGTATGGCGATCCCTATTATCTTGCTGGCCGTACGTTACGGATGGCAAGGCGCTTTACTGGCGACCCTGTTAAACAGTGTTGCGCTGATTGCTGCTCATAGCGGAACGTCCAAACTCGAAATTACCGACTTACTCTTGTCTCTATCGGCTCAAACTATTACCGGTATATTGCTGGGCCTTGCGGTTCAAAAGCAGAAAGATCTCAACTCCAAATTGCGAAGCGAGCTTTCCAGAAACCAAAACCTTTCACGCCAGCTAATAACAGCTGAAGAGTCGGTTCGTCGTGATATTGCGCGTGAGCTGCATGATGAAATTGGCCAAAACATCACGGCAATTCGTACGCAGGCAAGCATTATTAAACGTGTCGATGCGGCTGAGATGAGCGTTCGCTGTGCGGGGACGATTGAGTCATTGTCTTTGAATGTTTATGACACCACCAAACGCCTACTTACAAAACTAAGACCTAAGATGTTGGACGATCTTGACCTAAAAGATTCCGTGGAACAGCTTATTCGAGAGATGGAGTTTTCGGATCACGGCGTTGATATCCAGTTAAATTGGCAAGGTGATTACTCGTGTTTGAGTGACACGCTCAAGGTCACTATCTTCCGGCTGTGCCAAGAATCTCTAAACAATGCCTCTAAATACGCCAACGCGAGCGAAATCAGAATTGAACTGATTCTAGATGATCAGGCTTATCTTCGGATCTCAGACAATGGCGTTGGTTTTACAGCGCAAGACCTTCTCAAAGGAATGGGTGTTCGTGGTATGCAAGAGCGTGTTCAGGCGCTCGGTGGCAAGATGATAATCAACGCTAATGGTTCCTCTTCGGGCACTAATATCAGCGTTACATTACCTAAAGTGTGA